Proteins encoded within one genomic window of Microbacterium sp. zg-B185:
- a CDS encoding ABC transporter permease has product MVLLITLLVGFLGGLTQGLANANISAVLPFQADKVVLSEPAQGKSLSFSDSTISAEAAAIWTAADGVEAAEPLGILTSRVTAAGDREQTASLFGVDSSFADISPDQMIPTEAGTVVLSERSHEALLADVGQEITIFGDTFTVAGISQDAEYSHTGVIWIPIDDWRTTVAKQTAADAPFSTALIVRGAPTDAALVDAQAGTASSSLLMSLMAIEVFKSEIGSLGLMLGLLLGISALVIGAFFTVWTIQRSKDIAVLKALGASTGSLVRDALGQAFVVLLVGVGLGIGLTVAAGAALPAAVPFVISPLTTVLPGIAMVALGLVGAAFALRSVVKADPLSALNAQNS; this is encoded by the coding sequence GTGGTGCTTCTCATCACTCTCCTGGTCGGCTTCCTCGGTGGTCTGACCCAGGGCTTGGCCAACGCCAACATCTCGGCGGTGCTTCCCTTCCAGGCCGACAAGGTGGTGCTCTCGGAGCCCGCGCAGGGCAAGTCCCTCAGCTTCTCGGACTCCACGATCAGCGCGGAGGCCGCGGCGATCTGGACCGCGGCGGACGGCGTGGAGGCAGCCGAGCCGCTCGGCATCCTGACCAGCCGCGTCACGGCAGCGGGTGACCGCGAGCAGACCGCGTCGCTGTTCGGAGTCGACAGCTCCTTCGCGGACATCTCGCCCGATCAGATGATTCCGACCGAGGCGGGGACCGTGGTCCTGTCGGAGCGCTCGCACGAGGCGCTGCTGGCCGATGTCGGTCAGGAGATCACCATCTTCGGCGACACCTTCACCGTGGCCGGGATCTCACAGGATGCCGAGTACAGCCACACCGGTGTGATCTGGATCCCGATCGACGACTGGCGCACCACCGTGGCGAAGCAGACGGCGGCGGATGCCCCGTTCTCGACGGCCCTGATCGTCCGGGGCGCACCGACGGACGCCGCTCTGGTGGACGCCCAGGCAGGCACCGCCTCCAGTTCGCTGCTGATGTCGCTGATGGCGATCGAGGTGTTCAAGAGCGAGATCGGCTCGCTGGGGCTCATGCTCGGACTGCTGCTCGGCATCTCCGCGCTGGTCATCGGCGCGTTCTTCACGGTGTGGACGATCCAGCGCAGCAAGGACATCGCCGTGCTCAAGGCGCTGGGCGCCTCGACCGGCAGCCTGGTGCGCGACGCGCTCGGTCAGGCCTTCGTCGTGCTCCTCGTGGGTGTGGGGCTCGGGATCGGGCTCACCGTGGCAGCGGGAGCCGCGCTGCCCGCGGCCGTCCCCTTCGTGATCAGTCCGCTCACCACGGTGCTGCCCGGCATCGCGATGGTCGCTCTCGGTCTCGTCGGAGCCGCATTCGCGCTGCGCAGTGTCGTCAAAGCCGACCCGCTTTCCGCCCTCAACGCTCAGAACAGCTAG
- a CDS encoding ABC transporter ATP-binding protein has translation MIELREVTLTYPDGDGVITAINAASLKVGPGQITAITGPSGSGKSSVLAVASTLISPQHGDVLINGTPTAGLSRREPAALRRDEIGIVFQQPNLLASLTVLEQLELMSHLGSSRTRRSRSATRGKALELLAAVGLEKKAHKRPQALSGGERQRVNIARAFMNDASVLVVDEPTSALDQERGGAIIELIIELTRSRGVATLLVTHDRSHLPLMDAVLTMVDGNLSVHERAALA, from the coding sequence ATGATCGAACTTCGCGAGGTCACCCTCACCTACCCAGACGGCGACGGCGTCATCACCGCGATCAACGCGGCGAGCCTGAAGGTCGGGCCCGGCCAGATCACCGCGATCACCGGCCCGAGCGGGTCCGGCAAGTCCAGCGTGCTGGCCGTGGCGTCCACGCTGATCTCCCCGCAGCACGGCGACGTGCTGATCAACGGCACGCCGACGGCGGGCCTGTCCCGTCGCGAGCCCGCAGCCCTGCGCCGGGACGAGATCGGCATCGTCTTCCAGCAGCCCAACCTGCTCGCCTCCCTCACGGTGCTCGAGCAGCTCGAGCTGATGAGCCACCTCGGCTCGTCCAGGACGCGGCGATCGCGGTCGGCGACGCGCGGGAAGGCACTCGAGCTTCTTGCCGCCGTGGGCCTGGAGAAGAAGGCGCACAAGCGCCCTCAGGCGCTTTCCGGAGGCGAGCGGCAGCGCGTGAACATCGCGCGGGCGTTCATGAACGACGCCTCCGTGCTGGTGGTGGACGAGCCGACGAGCGCTCTGGACCAGGAGCGGGGCGGGGCGATCATCGAGCTGATCATCGAGCTGACCCGCTCCCGCGGTGTCGCCACCCTGCTGGTGACCCACGACCGGTCCCACCTGCCGCTGATGGATGCGGTGCTGACGATGGTCGACGGCAATCTGAGCGTGCACGAGCGCGCAGCCCTCGCATAG
- a CDS encoding TetR/AcrR family transcriptional regulator → MPKISAPTVAEHRRRQREALLTAATDLLVRGGVSAVTPAAVGAAAGLARPSVYQYFDSTAGILAAIIEDSFPRANARLAVALDGLVEPLEVMDAYVRETLRQAAEGAHRPAAALSGAELPEQCRARLSELHREQVAPFMDALQRLGVPDLMITARLLGGVLESAMGAIESGAEPEAVTRATIALIHAAVQPPGPAPA, encoded by the coding sequence ATGCCGAAGATCTCCGCCCCGACCGTCGCCGAACACCGCAGACGGCAGCGCGAGGCGCTCCTGACGGCCGCGACGGACCTGCTCGTGCGGGGCGGCGTCTCCGCCGTCACTCCCGCCGCCGTGGGCGCGGCCGCTGGGCTCGCCCGCCCCAGCGTGTACCAGTACTTCGACTCAACCGCTGGGATTCTGGCCGCGATCATCGAGGACTCGTTCCCGCGGGCCAACGCCCGCCTCGCCGTCGCGCTGGACGGACTCGTCGAGCCGCTCGAGGTGATGGACGCGTACGTGCGCGAGACCCTGCGCCAGGCCGCCGAGGGCGCGCACCGGCCGGCTGCGGCGCTGTCCGGCGCCGAGCTGCCGGAGCAGTGTCGGGCCCGGCTGTCAGAGCTGCATCGGGAGCAGGTGGCGCCGTTCATGGATGCACTGCAGCGACTCGGTGTGCCCGACCTGATGATCACCGCGCGCCTGCTCGGCGGCGTGCTCGAGTCGGCCATGGGCGCCATCGAGTCGGGTGCGGAGCCCGAGGCTGTCACCCGTGCGACGATCGCCCTGATCCACGCCGCGGTCCAGCCGCCCGGCCCGGCGCCGGCGTAG
- a CDS encoding endonuclease/exonuclease/phosphatase family protein, protein MSDAIIGPVAPPELHIMTFNIRRRMDGLARRPADRWRTRRPLVQELLRSEQPTLVGVQEALPDQADTISDALGDRYRFIGYGRRIGRRGEACPLYFDASRLELLDWEQRALSDSPAVAGSRSWGNLIPRVIVSATFRDRATGTDVFVANTHLDPFSQRSRVRAAREIRRIVATQPLPAVVTGDLNAGPQSPTVGELLAHGTLTDAWRAAHTRLTPEWGTFPDYRSPRLRGGRIDWIAVTPTVRVSRAAVNARRVRGSWASDHLPVQAVVRIPPTEGPS, encoded by the coding sequence ATGAGCGACGCGATCATCGGCCCGGTCGCACCGCCCGAGCTGCACATCATGACGTTCAACATCCGTCGCCGCATGGACGGGCTCGCACGGCGCCCGGCGGATCGGTGGCGCACGCGCCGCCCGCTGGTGCAGGAGCTGCTCCGATCGGAGCAGCCCACACTCGTCGGTGTGCAGGAGGCGCTGCCGGATCAAGCCGACACCATCTCGGACGCGCTCGGCGACCGGTACCGGTTCATCGGGTACGGACGGCGTATCGGACGCCGCGGCGAAGCGTGTCCGCTGTACTTCGATGCTTCCCGCCTGGAGCTGCTGGACTGGGAGCAGCGCGCACTCTCCGACTCCCCCGCGGTGGCCGGCTCCCGCTCGTGGGGGAATCTGATCCCCCGGGTCATCGTCAGCGCGACCTTCCGGGATCGCGCGACGGGCACCGATGTCTTCGTGGCGAACACGCATCTGGACCCCTTCTCGCAGCGGTCCCGGGTGCGCGCAGCGCGAGAGATCCGCCGCATCGTCGCCACCCAGCCACTGCCGGCCGTGGTGACCGGCGACCTCAACGCCGGCCCGCAGTCTCCCACCGTGGGCGAACTGCTCGCCCACGGCACTTTGACGGATGCGTGGCGGGCTGCGCACACGCGCCTGACACCCGAATGGGGCACGTTCCCGGACTACCGATCCCCGCGCCTGCGCGGCGGTCGCATCGACTGGATCGCGGTGACCCCGACGGTGCGGGTGTCGCGCGCGGCCGTCAACGCACGACGCGTGCGCGGCAGCTGGGCCTCGGATCACCTGCCGGTGCAGGCCGTCGTGAGGATCCCGCCGACGGAAGGACCATCATGA
- a CDS encoding glycosyltransferase family A protein, with protein sequence MPSGSSGRLTVSVVVPVKDDATELARCLRALALQTRTAHEIVVVDNGSRDHSAQVGRDAGARVVRCDRPGIPAASAYGYDQASGDIILRLDADCLPGPRWIETMAVAFEARPEVAAFTGGARFIDGPRPLRRWLAAAYLGAYAAVLIPTLGHLPLFGSNLAFRRDVWRGIRSHVHRISPSLHDDLDLAFHLGERHRIRYLPDAAMGISMRPFADRRAFAQRVARGFGTVLVHWPQDFPPVRWVRLGLRRGLRQLGVPAPGRSAR encoded by the coding sequence GTGCCATCTGGCTCATCCGGCCGGCTGACCGTCTCGGTCGTGGTCCCCGTCAAGGACGACGCCACCGAGCTGGCGCGCTGTCTACGCGCTCTTGCGCTGCAGACCCGGACCGCGCACGAGATCGTCGTCGTCGACAACGGCTCGCGCGATCACTCCGCGCAGGTCGGGCGGGATGCCGGAGCGCGCGTGGTCCGCTGCGACCGGCCCGGCATCCCTGCCGCGAGCGCGTACGGGTACGACCAGGCGAGTGGAGACATCATCCTGCGGTTGGACGCCGACTGCCTGCCGGGCCCACGGTGGATCGAGACGATGGCGGTCGCCTTCGAAGCCCGACCCGAGGTGGCGGCCTTCACCGGCGGCGCCCGTTTCATCGACGGTCCGCGTCCGCTTCGCAGGTGGCTTGCCGCCGCGTATCTGGGCGCCTACGCCGCCGTCCTGATCCCGACCCTCGGGCATCTCCCCCTCTTCGGCTCGAACCTGGCGTTCCGCCGCGACGTGTGGCGCGGCATCCGCTCGCACGTCCACCGCATTAGCCCGTCGCTGCACGACGACCTCGACCTGGCGTTCCACCTCGGCGAGCGGCACCGCATCCGCTACCTGCCGGACGCGGCGATGGGAATCTCGATGCGCCCGTTCGCAGACCGGCGCGCGTTCGCGCAGCGCGTCGCGCGGGGCTTCGGCACGGTACTCGTGCACTGGCCGCAGGACTTTCCACCGGTGAGGTGGGTGCGCCTCGGGCTGCGCCGGGGGCTGCGCCAGCTCGGTGTGCCCGCGCCCGGACGCTCGGCGCGATGA
- a CDS encoding SDR family NAD(P)-dependent oxidoreductase, giving the protein MPRTIVITGASDGIGAASARQLRDAGEEVVIVGRDPRKTAAVARSLGVASFVADYSDLSQVRRLAASLLEAYRRIDVLANNAGGVFGERTTTVDGYELTFQVNHLGGFLLTGLLMDRLIESRACVIQTASEAARRFARFDVDDLQGDRRYSAGAAYGNAKLANILFTKELNRRYGHDGVSAVAFHPGVIASGFAAGARGSWHFMYTSPLTKRLLDTVEVGGSRLTWLALGRPGLDWVPGGYYAKNRPARAIRAAEDPLAAKMLWDRSAEMVGLTP; this is encoded by the coding sequence ATGCCGCGCACGATCGTGATCACCGGAGCGAGCGACGGAATCGGAGCGGCATCCGCCCGGCAGCTGCGCGACGCCGGCGAGGAGGTCGTGATCGTCGGTCGCGATCCGCGGAAGACCGCCGCGGTGGCCCGGTCCCTGGGCGTGGCATCGTTCGTGGCCGATTACAGCGACCTGTCGCAGGTGCGCCGGCTGGCGGCATCCCTGCTCGAGGCGTACCGGCGCATCGATGTCCTGGCCAACAACGCCGGCGGCGTCTTCGGGGAGCGGACGACCACGGTGGACGGGTACGAGCTGACCTTCCAGGTCAATCATCTGGGTGGCTTCCTGCTGACCGGGCTGCTGATGGACCGGCTGATCGAAAGCCGCGCGTGCGTGATCCAGACCGCGAGCGAGGCTGCCCGCCGGTTCGCGCGGTTCGACGTCGATGACCTCCAGGGTGACAGGAGGTACTCCGCGGGCGCGGCGTACGGCAACGCCAAGCTCGCGAACATCCTGTTCACGAAGGAACTGAATCGCCGCTACGGGCACGACGGGGTCAGTGCCGTCGCCTTCCACCCCGGCGTGATCGCCAGCGGCTTCGCCGCCGGCGCTCGCGGATCGTGGCATTTCATGTACACCAGTCCGCTCACCAAGAGGCTGCTGGACACCGTCGAGGTGGGCGGATCCCGGCTGACGTGGCTCGCTCTCGGCCGGCCCGGCCTGGACTGGGTGCCCGGCGGCTACTACGCGAAGAACCGGCCCGCTCGCGCGATCCGCGCGGCGGAGGATCCCCTGGCGGCGAAGATGCTCTGGGACCGCAGTGCCGAGATGGTCGGTCTGACGCCCTGA
- a CDS encoding GlsB/YeaQ/YmgE family stress response membrane protein produces MLWTILGLIVVGLIAGFIARAIIPGKQSMGILMTIVLGIVGSFVGGFLGYLIFGSDPAQGFLQPAGIIGSIIGAIVVLGIYVAVARRGARSR; encoded by the coding sequence ATGCTCTGGACCATTCTCGGCCTCATCGTGGTCGGACTCATCGCCGGCTTCATCGCCCGCGCCATCATCCCCGGCAAGCAGAGCATGGGGATCCTCATGACGATCGTGCTCGGCATCGTCGGCTCGTTCGTCGGCGGCTTCCTCGGATACCTCATCTTCGGCAGCGACCCGGCCCAGGGATTCCTGCAGCCTGCCGGCATCATCGGCTCGATCATCGGTGCGATCGTCGTGCTCGGTATCTACGTCGCCGTCGCGCGTCGGGGTGCACGCAGCCGCTGA
- a CDS encoding formylglycine-generating enzyme family protein, translating into MAELEMARIASGRVQLHDARRRIRRTVELQPFEIGVFPVTQEQLGEVIGEPSAHPRRPAVEVSWLRAIRFCNAASEWEGFDPAYTFDGAEVTWHVDADGYRLPTEAEWEFACRAGSAAPQYGPLPEVAWTALDGVSAPQDVGLKLPNLNGLFDTLGNVWEWCWDLLDPARYDDYRVFRGGGFADDAWSVRAGTRRGGPPRATHDDVGFRVARGGFDGTEQAQGWSARMDRERADLQAPLPPGWTPKR; encoded by the coding sequence GTGGCTGAACTGGAGATGGCGCGCATCGCTTCCGGGCGGGTGCAGCTGCACGACGCACGGCGCCGGATCCGGCGCACGGTCGAGCTGCAGCCGTTCGAGATCGGTGTGTTCCCGGTCACCCAGGAGCAACTGGGCGAGGTGATCGGCGAGCCGTCTGCTCATCCACGGCGCCCGGCAGTCGAGGTGAGCTGGTTGCGGGCGATCCGGTTCTGCAACGCCGCATCCGAGTGGGAGGGTTTCGATCCGGCATACACCTTCGACGGCGCCGAGGTGACGTGGCACGTGGATGCCGACGGCTATCGCCTCCCGACGGAGGCGGAGTGGGAGTTCGCCTGCCGTGCCGGATCGGCGGCCCCGCAGTACGGCCCACTCCCGGAGGTCGCCTGGACCGCTCTCGACGGCGTTTCGGCACCGCAGGACGTCGGACTGAAGCTGCCCAACCTGAACGGGCTGTTCGACACGCTGGGGAACGTCTGGGAGTGGTGCTGGGACCTGCTCGATCCCGCTCGCTACGACGACTACCGCGTCTTCCGCGGCGGCGGATTCGCCGACGACGCGTGGAGCGTCAGGGCCGGCACCCGTCGGGGCGGCCCTCCGCGGGCGACGCACGACGATGTCGGATTCCGGGTGGCACGCGGGGGCTTCGACGGCACCGAGCAGGCCCAGGGCTGGTCGGCGCGCATGGACCGGGAGCGAGCCGACCTCCAGGCGCCCCTCCCGCCCGGGTGGACGCCGAAGCGCTGA
- a CDS encoding VanZ family protein: protein MSHATPTARRRGVRVVATALAALAVTVLTLAPRRLVAPARGAFMQFLDGITAPLLVWIPYSEAERALNAVLFLPLGATLALLLSRRFWPLAILGGFALSAAVEHAQASIPGRVPDGEDLLWNTVGGALGVLVVTVVRVVLAALTRPRQRGSVTRT, encoded by the coding sequence ATGAGCCACGCCACACCCACGGCTCGTCGCCGCGGCGTCCGCGTCGTCGCAACGGCCCTGGCAGCGCTCGCCGTCACCGTCCTCACGCTCGCGCCGCGGCGGCTGGTCGCGCCCGCGCGGGGCGCATTCATGCAGTTCCTGGACGGCATCACCGCCCCACTGCTGGTGTGGATTCCGTACAGCGAGGCGGAGCGGGCGCTCAACGCGGTCCTGTTCCTGCCGCTGGGCGCGACGCTCGCGCTGCTGCTCAGCCGCCGTTTCTGGCCGCTTGCGATCCTGGGCGGTTTCGCACTCTCGGCCGCGGTCGAGCATGCGCAGGCCTCGATCCCCGGACGCGTGCCGGATGGCGAGGACCTGCTCTGGAACACCGTCGGCGGTGCGCTCGGCGTCCTCGTCGTCACCGTCGTGCGGGTCGTGCTGGCTGCCCTGACCCGACCGCGTCAGCGCGGCAGCGTGACCCGCACGTGA
- a CDS encoding HAMP domain-containing sensor histidine kinase codes for MTGSGRPRGLSVRVKLTLSYAGFLVIAGIALFIVGFLLLRFVPDGNLSMNGGGFVPSRQDLVEVFVRYAWWAMGLLVLFGLVGGWLLAGIVLRPLGRITAVAGRARDGELDQRIDLPGPRDELTELADTFDAMLERVQRTIDEERRFAANASHELRTPLSVIRTMIEVARADPAGRDAEVVLERIGAMNERAIRSTQALLTLARAGRGVALETSALDLAPLVATAVDDMRPDAAARGIRVAAFLEPAPVRGSATLLGQLAANLLQNAVVHNVDGGWVRVRLATLPTSAELVVENSGVRLDPHVIATLTEPFVRGAGRARTAEAHDGSGLGLAIVASIVRAHGGSLTISPVDQGGLHVRVTLPR; via the coding sequence GTGACCGGCAGCGGACGGCCGCGCGGCCTGTCGGTGCGGGTCAAGCTCACGCTCAGCTACGCCGGCTTCCTGGTGATCGCCGGCATCGCGCTGTTCATCGTCGGTTTCCTGCTGCTGCGGTTCGTGCCGGACGGGAACCTCTCGATGAACGGCGGCGGGTTCGTTCCCAGCCGGCAGGACCTGGTCGAGGTGTTCGTGCGCTACGCGTGGTGGGCGATGGGCCTGCTCGTGCTGTTCGGGCTGGTGGGCGGATGGCTGCTGGCCGGCATCGTGCTGCGACCGCTCGGCCGGATCACCGCTGTCGCCGGCCGTGCCCGCGACGGCGAGCTCGATCAGCGCATCGATCTGCCCGGACCGCGGGACGAGCTCACCGAGCTGGCCGACACCTTCGATGCGATGCTCGAGCGGGTTCAGCGCACGATCGACGAGGAGCGCCGTTTCGCCGCGAACGCGTCGCACGAGCTGCGCACTCCCCTGTCGGTCATCCGCACGATGATCGAGGTCGCCCGGGCCGACCCTGCCGGGCGCGACGCGGAGGTCGTCCTGGAGCGCATCGGTGCGATGAACGAGCGGGCGATCCGGTCTACGCAGGCGCTGCTGACGCTCGCGCGCGCCGGGCGGGGCGTCGCGCTGGAGACCTCGGCACTGGACCTGGCCCCGCTGGTGGCCACGGCCGTCGACGATATGCGACCGGATGCCGCGGCCCGCGGCATCCGGGTGGCCGCATTCCTGGAACCTGCCCCCGTGCGAGGCAGCGCGACTCTGCTCGGGCAGCTGGCTGCCAACCTCCTGCAGAACGCGGTGGTGCACAACGTCGACGGCGGGTGGGTCCGCGTTCGTCTCGCGACCCTGCCGACGTCTGCCGAACTGGTGGTCGAGAACAGCGGAGTGCGACTGGATCCGCACGTCATCGCGACGCTGACCGAGCCGTTCGTCCGTGGCGCGGGACGGGCACGGACCGCCGAGGCGCACGATGGATCAGGACTGGGGCTGGCGATCGTGGCGTCCATCGTGCGGGCGCACGGCGGAAGCCTCACCATCTCGCCAGTGGACCAGGGCGGGCTTCACGTGCGGGTCACGCTGCCGCGCTGA
- a CDS encoding response regulator transcription factor: protein MRVLIVEDEPYLAEAIRDGLRLEAIAADIAGDGDTALQLLAINAYDVVVLDRDIPGPNGDEIARYLATQPESPRVLMLTAADRLDDKQSGFESGADDYLTKPFALRELILRLRAIARRPAAGAPPVVEVSGVRLDRFRREVFRDGRYVALTRKQFAVLDVLMTAGGGVVSAEDLLERAWDENADPFTNAVRITISTLRKRLGEPWVIDTVPGVGYRMSP, encoded by the coding sequence ATGCGCGTGCTGATCGTCGAGGATGAGCCATACCTCGCCGAGGCGATCCGGGATGGGCTCCGCCTCGAGGCGATCGCGGCCGACATCGCCGGCGACGGCGACACCGCGCTGCAGCTGCTGGCGATCAACGCGTACGACGTCGTCGTGCTCGACCGCGACATCCCCGGCCCCAACGGCGACGAGATCGCCCGGTACCTCGCGACGCAGCCCGAGAGCCCCCGCGTGCTGATGCTCACCGCCGCGGACCGGCTCGATGACAAGCAGAGCGGTTTCGAAAGCGGCGCCGACGACTATCTGACCAAGCCCTTCGCACTGCGGGAGCTCATCCTGCGGCTGCGCGCGATCGCGCGGCGGCCCGCTGCGGGCGCACCGCCGGTCGTCGAGGTGTCCGGCGTCCGACTGGATCGATTCCGGCGGGAGGTCTTCCGCGACGGCCGCTATGTGGCGCTCACCCGCAAGCAGTTCGCGGTGCTGGACGTGCTGATGACCGCGGGCGGCGGCGTGGTCAGCGCGGAGGACCTCCTCGAGCGCGCGTGGGACGAGAACGCCGACCCGTTCACCAACGCGGTCCGGATCACGATCTCGACGCTGCGCAAGCGCCTCGGTGAGCCGTGGGTCATCGACACCGTCCCGGGCGTCGGCTACCGGATGAGCCCGTGA
- a CDS encoding M15 family metallopeptidase yields the protein MQTSLAAASVVRPPTRARRVTLLALGVCIAALLAALATVMVHATFSAAITPFAPAPADGLIAEGEIVTLADENVPAVARLDGALRTALLQAETDAAAEGLAFEVTSGWRSPQYQQWLLDDAIQLYASETIARQYVATPDRSSHVTGDAVDIVPLDAQLWLIEHGARYGICQTYANERWHFELATQPGGVCPQMKEDAAG from the coding sequence ATGCAGACATCACTGGCAGCCGCGTCCGTCGTCCGACCGCCCACCCGCGCCCGCAGGGTCACCCTCCTGGCCCTCGGCGTCTGTATCGCCGCGCTTCTCGCGGCGCTGGCGACGGTGATGGTGCACGCCACGTTCTCCGCGGCGATCACTCCGTTCGCCCCTGCGCCCGCGGACGGACTCATCGCCGAGGGCGAAATCGTCACGCTCGCCGACGAGAACGTACCGGCGGTCGCGCGTCTGGACGGCGCCCTGCGCACTGCGCTGCTCCAGGCCGAGACGGATGCCGCGGCCGAAGGACTGGCCTTCGAGGTGACCAGCGGGTGGCGCAGTCCGCAGTACCAGCAGTGGCTGCTCGACGATGCGATCCAGCTCTATGCGAGCGAGACCATCGCGCGCCAGTACGTCGCGACTCCGGATCGCTCCAGCCACGTCACCGGCGACGCGGTGGACATCGTGCCGCTCGATGCGCAGCTCTGGCTGATCGAGCACGGCGCCCGGTACGGGATCTGCCAGACCTACGCCAACGAGCGCTGGCACTTCGAACTGGCGACCCAGCCCGGGGGGGTATGCCCGCAGATGAAGGAGGACGCCGCGGGCTGA
- a CDS encoding bleomycin resistance protein → MPNLPARDFDTTVAFYGGFGFAVSYRDGGWLIIRRGGVELEFFLAPEHDPYSSWFMASIRIADLDGLYAAVRASGVPEEVTGIPRLIPVALREWGQRAGYLIDPDGTQLHLIEHTDQPG, encoded by the coding sequence GTGCCCAACCTGCCCGCACGCGACTTCGATACGACAGTCGCCTTCTACGGCGGTTTCGGGTTCGCAGTCTCCTACCGGGACGGAGGCTGGCTGATCATTCGGCGCGGCGGGGTCGAGCTGGAGTTCTTCCTCGCACCCGAGCACGATCCCTACTCCAGCTGGTTCATGGCCAGCATCCGCATCGCAGACCTGGACGGGCTCTACGCCGCCGTCAGAGCGAGCGGAGTGCCCGAGGAGGTGACCGGGATCCCTCGGCTGATCCCGGTCGCGCTGCGGGAATGGGGGCAGCGGGCGGGGTACCTGATCGATCCGGACGGAACCCAGCTGCACCTCATCGAGCACACCGATCAGCCCGGGTAG
- a CDS encoding helix-turn-helix transcriptional regulator, with amino-acid sequence MVKPTKVVNDIRALREAAGLTQAELARRIGVTRQTLIAIEQGKYSPTLELAFQIARVFRTPLDTVFRYPEEETS; translated from the coding sequence ATGGTCAAGCCCACCAAGGTGGTCAACGACATCCGGGCCCTGCGCGAAGCCGCGGGACTCACACAGGCCGAACTCGCCCGCCGCATCGGCGTGACGCGGCAGACGCTCATCGCCATCGAGCAGGGCAAGTACTCGCCCACCCTGGAGCTGGCCTTCCAGATCGCGCGCGTGTTCCGGACGCCCCTGGACACGGTATTCCGCTACCCCGAGGAGGAGACCTCATGA
- a CDS encoding NAD(P)-dependent alcohol dehydrogenase, which yields MTTHASAETTALPTAMTVWSQHRYGDADAVAPEDVPVPSPGPHEVLVRVHATGLNSADARVMRGDPLILRLAFGLRRPRAAVQGRDIAGTVVGAGAAVTTLQVGDAVLGETTGGGLAPFVVVPAARLVRRPEGLDDVVAATLPMAGGTAWQALALAGIDDAAARGARVLIIGAGGGVGHFTVQLAALRGAEVTALAGPRALAMVTALGASSALEHRRTDLSQLAAASFAVVVIAGDHPLRQLRRLVVPGGTVVLVSGGSRPVIGPLAVIARAMVLSVFGSRRLRPLVATAKPEITAELARLAAAGEITPHIERVWPLAHARAALAHIDAAHTVGKVVVRGI from the coding sequence ATGACCACCCACGCCAGCGCCGAGACCACCGCCCTGCCCACCGCGATGACCGTGTGGAGCCAGCACCGCTACGGCGACGCCGATGCCGTCGCACCCGAAGACGTGCCCGTTCCCTCGCCGGGTCCGCACGAGGTGCTGGTGCGCGTCCATGCGACCGGGCTGAACTCAGCCGACGCCCGCGTCATGCGGGGAGACCCGCTGATCCTCCGGCTGGCATTCGGGCTGCGCCGCCCCCGCGCCGCGGTGCAGGGGCGCGACATCGCCGGCACCGTCGTGGGCGCAGGCGCCGCCGTCACGACGCTGCAGGTGGGCGACGCTGTGCTGGGCGAGACCACCGGTGGCGGGCTCGCGCCCTTCGTCGTGGTGCCCGCGGCACGGCTCGTGCGCCGTCCCGAGGGCCTGGACGACGTGGTCGCGGCCACGCTGCCGATGGCCGGCGGCACAGCCTGGCAAGCGCTCGCGCTGGCCGGGATCGACGATGCTGCGGCGCGCGGGGCACGCGTGCTGATCATCGGCGCCGGCGGCGGGGTGGGGCACTTCACCGTTCAGCTGGCGGCCCTGCGGGGAGCCGAGGTCACTGCGCTGGCGGGCCCGCGTGCCCTTGCCATGGTGACGGCGCTCGGCGCGAGCAGCGCGCTCGAGCACCGGCGCACCGACCTCTCGCAGCTCGCTGCGGCGTCCTTCGCCGTCGTGGTGATCGCCGGCGATCATCCGCTGCGGCAGCTGCGCCGCCTCGTCGTGCCTGGCGGCACCGTCGTGCTCGTCAGCGGCGGCAGTCGCCCGGTGATCGGTCCGCTCGCGGTGATCGCCCGCGCGATGGTGCTGTCCGTGTTCGGTTCGCGCCGCCTGCGGCCGCTCGTGGCGACCGCGAAGCCGGAGATCACGGCGGAACTGGCCCGCCTGGCGGCCGCGGGCGAGATCACACCGCACATCGAACGCGTGTGGCCGCTGGCGCACGCCCGTGCCGCGCTGGCGCACATCGACGCGGCGCACACCGTGGGCAAAGTGGTCGTGCGGGGCATATGA